The Prochlorococcus marinus XMU1404 region ACCTTTAGCAATAGCTGCAGGAGAATTAAATAAATTAGGGCTGGTAAATATTTTTAATTCAATAGATGAGAGATCTGCGGGATTCCACTCTCTTGGGATTTCTGCTGCATCAGGTAATCTTTCTTTAGTTATTACCACTTCTGGGACTGCCGTAAGTAACTTATTGCCAGCAGCAGTAGAGGCAGACCGATCTTGTAAAGGTATTATATTTCTTACTGCAGATAGACCCTTAAGATTAAAAGATTGTGGCGCTAATCAAACAGTAAATCAAGAAGATTTTTTGAGTTCAGTCTGCAGAAGAGTCTTAAGTACAAATCTAAATGGACTTCATGAAACACAAGAAAATGAAATCTTGAATTTAGTTCGAATTACTGAGAAACAAATATCAACCTTTCCTGGTCCTATTCATTTAAATATTCCTATTGAAAAGCCTTTAGGTATTTCATTTTTTAATAAAAAAAATGTTTTAGAGGTTTTTGAGAGAATTTATTTAAAGAAAAAATATATATTTCAGGAAGTTGAAATAAAGTCTGATAAAAACAAATTCTTAGAAATTTCAAAAAGTTTAAATTTAGATAAATCCGGCATTATTTTGGTAGGTCCTTATCAAGGTTCAATAAATGATTTGACTTCTTTCAATAAATCTATAGAACGATTACAAGAAATTACTGGTTGGCCAGTATTCGCTGATCCTGTTTCAGGAGTTTATTCTGATTTAAGAGGATTAGTTGTGAATTGGGAATTAGTCTTAAGGAAAAATAAAAATTCAATAAATTGTCATCAACTTTTGAGGCTTGGCCCTATGTCATCCTCTATTGATTTGGAGAAGTTTTTAATAAACTTCGAAGGGATACAAATTCTTATAAAAGAAAAAAACTATAGAAAATTAGACCCTATAAAAAAATCATTTGAATATGATTTTGGGCTATCAAATTTTACTAATCTATTGTTAGAAAAATTATCAATTAAAGAAAAAAACAAAAAGCCTCTTACTTCGATGGCACTAGATCTGATAGAGGAAGGTGAGCAGATTAAAAAAATTTTAAAAGAAAAAATTACTCAAGATAATCAAATTACTGAGTATATGCTTGCAAATCTTGTCCCAAAACTTTGGCCAGCTGAAAATCCTATAATGCTCTCCGCGAGTAGCCCGATTAGAGATTGGCTTACATTTTCTGAAAATGGCACTTTAACAAGAAATTGTTTCAGCTTTAGGGGAGCTTCTGGTATAGATGGTACTTTATCTCTTGCATTAGGTATTTCTAGAATTAAAAATCCTCTACTTCTTGTGACTGGAGATTTGGCTTTTATTCATGATATAAACGGTTGGCTGATTGAAAATTCAATCGATATGAATTTAACAATTCTTCTAATAGATAATAATGGCGGAAATATATTTAATCGTATTTATAAAGAAAATTTAAAAGAAGAAGAATTAAAAAAACTTTTTCTTATGCCAAAAGAAATAAAATGGCCAAAACTCGCAGAGGGTTTTCAAGTAGAATTTAAAAGTGTGGCAAATTTTAAAAAATTACGAGAGGCATTCGATTGGAGCATTTCTATCCAGAAATCTGTAATAATTAAAGTTGATATTGATCCAGAAAATGAAATTTGTGAAAAAAATGCCCTTCTAAAAAAAATAATTGGCAGCTAAATTCATCATTTTCTATCTTTGAATAATTAGGTTTCATGAAAGTATTACCTGGTAAAACAACTTTAAATTGGTCAGAATGCAAATCTTATGAAGACATATTGTTTCACAAATCAGATGAGGGAATTGCGAGAATTGCAATTAATCGGCCTGAAAAAAGAAATGCATTTAGGCCACAAACTGTAGATGAACTCATTAATGCATTTGATATCGTAAGAAATGATGAAACTATTGGCGTAGTTCTATTTACAGGTGCGGGACCTGATAAGAAAGGTATTTATTCTTTTTGCTCTGGAGGTGATCAGAGTGTAAGGGGTGAAAATGGATATAAAAATGATGAAGGGAAGCAGAGATTAAATGTACTTGAACTTCAAAGATTAATAAGAAGTTTGCCTAAAGTGGTTATTGCCTTAGTTCCTGGTTTTGCAATTGGAGGAGGCCAGGTACTTCATCTAATTTGTGATCTCAGTATCGCCTCCGAAAATGCAATATTTGGTCAAACAGGTCCAAGAGTTGGTAGTTTTGATGCGGGTTTTGGATCTAGTTATTTGGCAAGAATTGTTGGGCAAAGAAAAGCAAAAGAAATTTGGTTTTTATGTAGAAAATATAATTCCAAGGAAGCTCTTAAGATGGGCTTGATAAATGCAATTACAAAGATTGAAGAATTAGAAGCTGAGGGTGTAATCTGGGCAAGAGAGATTTTACGAAATAGTCCAACTGCTATTCGTATTCTTAAAGCTTCATTCAATGCGGAGAATGATGGGATTGCAGGTATTCAAGAATTATCTGGATACACAACTCAATTATTCTACTCGACTGAAGAAGCTCAAGAAGGTAGAGATGCCTTTCTTGAAAAGCGTCCACCAGACTTTTCTGACTACAAGTGGACTTCCTAGTTTATTTTTCAAAAGAACTTTTTTAAATAATTATCAATGAGAATTCTTCTTGCCGCTGCTGAATGTGCTCCAATGATCAAAGTTGGAGGTATGGGAGATGTGGTTGGTTCGTTACCTCCATCTTTGATAAAACTTGGTCACGATGTAAGGGTAATAATTCCAGGGTATGGAAAATTGTGGAGTCTTTTAGAGGTATCGAATGAACCAGTCTTTAGAGCAAATACAATGGGCACTGATTTCGCCGTATATGAAGCAAAACATCCCATTCATAATTATGTGATTTACCTAGTGGGTCATCCAACTTTTGACTCTGACCAAATATACGGAGGCGAAAATGAGGACTGGCGCTTTACCTTTTTTGCTAGTGCCACTTCTGAATTTGCCTGGAATTGTTGGAAACCTCAAGTTCTCCATTGCCATGATTGGCATACTGGAATGATTCCTGTGTGGATGCATCAGGACCCCGAAATTAGTACTGTCTTCACAATTCATAATTTAAAATACCAAGGCCCTTGGAGGTGGAAACTTGAAAAAATGACTTGGTGTCCTTGGTATATGCATGGAGACCACACAATGGCTTCGGCAATGTTGTATGCAGATAGGGTCAATGCTGTTTCTCCGACCTATGCAGATGAAATTAAAACCCATGAATACGGGGAGAGTCTTGAAGGATTACTTAATTATATTTCTGGTAAATTAAGGGGAATTCTTAATGGCATAGATCTTGATGAATGGAATCCAGCCAAAGATCCAGTTTTGCCTGCAAAATTCAGTATTAAGAATTTAGGAAATAGAATAGAAAATAAAAAAATTCTTCAAAGAGAAATGGGTCTCGAAGTTAATTCTAAAAAATATCTTTTAGGTATGGTCAGTAGGTTAGTTGATCAGAAAGGGGTTGACTTACTTTTACAAGTTTCCAGAAGACTTTTAGCATATACAGATTCGCAAATAGCTGTTTTAGGTACTGGAGATAGATACTTAGAGTCAGGATTATGGCAACTGGCATTAGATTACCCTGGTAGATTTTCAGTATTCCTTACCTATGATGATTCTTTATCAAGGCTTATATATGGTGGCTCTGATGCATTCTTAATGCCAAGTAGATTTGAACCTTGTGGGATTAGTCAACTTCTTGCTATGAGGTATGGCTCAATTCCAATAGTAAGGCGAGTTGGAGGTTTAGTTGATACAGTCTTACCTCATGACCCAGAAAATAATAGTGGTACAGGTTTTTGCTTTGATCGCTTTGAACCAATAGATTTCTATACTTCTTTAGTTAGGTCTTGGGAGGCCTTCAGACATAAAGATAGTTGGGAATTACTGCAAAAAAGAGCTATGAGCCAAGAGTTTAGTTGGCAAAGATCGGCTCTCGAATACGAAATTATGTATAAAGATGTTTGTGGAATAAAGGAACCATCCCCAGATGTTGCTGAAGTTGAAAAATTTTCTTACGGACAATCAGCGGATCCATCTTTAAGAAAAAGTATGACTTAATTTTTTAATGGAATTCTCTTTATCAGAATTAAACTATGTTTTGGGGGATATAAAAAATCTTGGCGATGAAAAAAAAGATTTATTGAATTTTAAAAATATAAGTATTGATAGTAGAACTTTATTAAGTAGTGATCTTTTTATTGCGATCAAAGGTAAAAATTTTGACGGACATAGTTTTCTCTCAGAGGTTTTAAATAAAGGAGTTCAATCAGTAGTAATTAAAAAAGGTATGCAAAAATTACTTCCTAGTGAATTCCCTTGTTGGGTTGTAGATGATACCTTAGAGGCCTTTCAAAAACTAACATTGCTAAAAAGAAAAAAATTAAATATCCCTATTGTTGCGATAACTGGTTCAGTGGGTAAAACGACAACAAAAGAAATGATTGGCGAAGTTTTAAAGAAACTTGGAAGAATTAAAGTATCCAGAGAAAATTGCAACAATGAAATTGGCGTTGGTCTTACTATCCTTGGGACCGATATAAAAGATAAAGTTTTGGTTCTTGAGATGGGAATGAGAGGTCTTGGACAAATTGAAAATTTATCTAAATATAGCGAACCAGACATTGCAGTTATTACTAACATTGGGACAGCCCATATTGGATTGTTAGGATCGAAAAAAAATATTACTTACGCAAAGTGTGAAATTAGCAAGTTTTTAAATCCTAAAGGAGTCGTAATCATACCAGCCAATGATTCATTACTAGAGAAAACTTTAAAAGAAGACTGGAGAGGTAGAGTAATAAAAGTAGAGCTGTTAAATATAGAAAATCAAAATGAGAATTTTAAGAGAGATTATAATTTGCGAGGATTTTATAATCCTTCGAATAAAACAATTTTAATTGAAGAAAATACCTTTGAAATTTCATTTGAGGGATTTCACAATGCTTCGAATTTCTTGTTTGCTTATGCAGCTGCTAAAGAGTTAGGCATTGATTTTAAAAGTTTTAATAAATTTGATTTTGTAAGTTTAGGTGGAAGGAATAAAGTTCTTAAATCAGTTAAAACAACAATATATGATGAATCATATAATGCTTCGCCAGAGTCAGTAAAAGCATGTATTGAAAACCTGCTTGAAAAACCAAGAAATAAATTTTTCATATTTGGAAGTATGCAAGAATTGGGAAAAGAATCTGAAAAATATCACAAGGAAATATTCAACTTAATAAATAATTCAGAAATAGAAAAGTGCTTATTTATTTGCGATAAAAAAAATGAAAAAATTTACACCAATTATCTGAAAGATAAGAAAAAGTTCGTAGTTTTAAATCATATTAAAGATGTCCCTTTTGAGATAAACAAATCTACTAAAAAAGGTGATTCTATTCTTATTAAAGGGAGCAGATTTTGGCAACTTGAAAAAATTATTGAATTAATTAACTAGACTAGGATTTCTTTCTTTCCCAATTTTCTATATTTACTTGCTTAGTTCTTGAGATTGCTAATGAATTATCTTTGGAGTCTTTTGTGATCACTGAACCAGCTCCTGTTGTAACTGATTCCCCGAGATTTATTGGAGCTACAAAAACTGTATTTGCACCAATACTGGAATTTTTACCAATTTTTGTTTGATGTTTTTTCTGACCATCAAAATTTGCAGTAATAGTGCCTGCTCCAATATTTGTAGATCTTCCAATAATAGAATCGCCAATATAACTCAAATGGTTTACTTTAGATTCTTCCTCTAATTGACTATTTTTTATTTCAACAAAATTACCTATTTTGCTAAAGGAAGATATTTTGGAATTAGGTCTTATATGACTGTAGGGACCAATTTTTATATGATCTATTATTTGCGAATCATAAACGGTGGAATTTGAGATTTCACAATTTAATCCTATTTTAGAATTTTCAATAAAAGTATTTGGTCCAATAACGCAATTATTAAATATTTTGGTATTCCCTCTTATGTGAGTATTAGCCTCTATAATTACATCTTTGCCAATCTCCGCTTCTTCACTAATTGAACAACTTGCTTTATTGATGAATGTTACACCATTAAGCATATGTTTTTCCTTGATTAAATTCTGAATAATTTCTTCGCACGTTGATAGTTGTATTCTATTGTTAATACCTTGAAGCTCTCCATCATCATCTATTTCTAGGCTTATTGAATTCTTTAGTAAAGATATAGTATCAGTTAAATAAATTTCTTTCTGGTTATTATTACTCTGTAATTTATTTATGATTTTTGACAAATTTTCCCAGTTGAAACAGTAAACACCTGCATTTATTAATAAATTAAGGCGTTCTTGATTAGTGCAATCTTTTTCTTCAACAATTCTTTCTATTAAATCCTCTTTCAAAAAAACTCTGCCATACCCATGAGGATTTTTTTTACTTGTTGTTATCAAAGAAACATCAGCATTTTTTGAATTATGTAAATTTAAAAGCCTATTTAAAGTATCAGGCTTAATAAGAGGTACATCTCCATTGAGCACCAAAAGTTTTCCTTTATTTTCTTTTACTTCTTTACAAAGTACCTGTATAGCATGACCAGTTCCTAATTGAGGATCTTGAATTACAAAATGGATTTTTTTATTGTTTTGGATTGAGTCTTGGACTTCTTTTGATTTGTGTCCAGTAATTACGAAGATTTGATCGGGATTTAATTCAATACATGAATCAATTACTCTCTGTAAAAGACTTTTGCCAGAAATTTTATGTAAAACTTTTGGCAATGAGCTTTCCATCCGAGTACCCTTGCCTGCAGCTAATATGGCAACACTAAGCATATTTTTTTGAATATATATCTAAATCTAACTCCTAGAGGCCGACTTCGTCATTCCCCATTTTGTTCTCCATTTTTTTGTAGATAAAAGATTTGAGGATAATTGCTCATCTAATCTTTTACTAATGATATCTTCCTTACTTGAGTTTAAATTTTGATCTCGATAAGGAATACTTGCTTTTGTTAAAAGATGTTCCTCTTCCATGACAGATAACTTATCGAAATTTGAATTGAGTTTAAATTTAAACTTATCAAATTTTGCTATAGCGACAGTACCCTGACTCCAATAATTTCTAGAATTCAAATTTGGTTTAATTGTAAAAATCTCTAAACCTAGATTTCTTAATGTCTTTCTCACTGCCGCTGAAGAGGAATAAGTTATTAAATATCCCTGAGGATTGAGTTTTTGCGACACCTTAGATAAAAATTCAATCGTCCAAACTTGTGGGCATTTTTGAGGGGAAAACCCATCTAAATATATCAGATCGAATTTTTTTGTAGCAGGAATAATATTAATTTTTTCTCTAGCATCGCCCCACAAAATTTTGCAGTTAAAAAATTTATCCTCAAAGCAATTTTTTCGATACAATGATGAAAATATTTGTTGGATTTTTGGAGCCCATAAATTCTGAAATGATTGATTCTTTAGCGCATATTCAAGAGGCTTTTTATCTATCTCTAAGGCATACCAATTTAAATACGATTTTTGTTTAATTAATTCGTTTATTAAAGAAGCAGTATTATATCCTAACCCAAAACATATATCCAAAACTTCAAGAGATCTGCCCTCGAATCTTTGCAAATCAGAAGGGACTGTAAACTTTTTTTTTGTTTCCTCTAATGCTCCTAATAAGCTATGAAAATTCTCTTGAAAAAAAACACTTCTTAAAGAGTAACTCCCATCTTTTGTTAAAACTTCTATTAATTCGGACAAAAAAATTTTTAGTTAACTAATTTTGCAAGATCATCCCAAAAAGCAGGATATGAAACATTAGATGCATCTGCTCTTATTATCTTTGAGGTGCCTTTGGCAAGAAGTGAAGCAATAGCAAGACTCATTGAAACTCTATGATCAGTCTCACTGTCTACCTCCGCAGAATTAAATTGTGATTGTCCATTTATAATTAATCCATCCTCTTTCTCTGATATTTCAGCACCGAATTTGCGTAGCTGTCTTGTCATAACTTTTAATCGGTCTGTTTCCTTAACTCTTAATTCCTGAGCATCCTTAATTTCAGAAACTCCATCACAAAAACAGGCCGCTACCGTGAGAATAGGAATTTCATCTATAAGTTTTGGCAGGAGATCTCCCTCAATAGTGAATGATTGTAAATTATTTGCAGTCTTCACTTTGATAGATCCAATAGGTTCTCCAGCAACTATTGATTTATCTAAAACCTCATAATTGCAACCCATTGAATCCATTACATTTAATATTCCTGTTCTAGTAGGGTTTAATCCAACATTCTTAATTAAAATCTCTGAATTTGGAACAATAGATGCAGCAATCATCCAAAAGGATGCAGAGCTTATATCTCCAGGGATTAATATTTTTTGACCAATTAAGTTAGCCCCTGACTTAATTACTACATTTCTTCCAAATTCCCCTCTAACACTTATATCTGCCCCAAATGCTTTTAACATTCTTTCGGTATGATCTCTTGAAGATGCTGGCTCAATAACGGAAGTAGTTCCAGAAGCCTTGAGGCCTGCTAATAATATTGCAGATTTTACTTGCGCACTTGCTACAGGGGTTCCAATAAGACATCCTTTAAGTTTTTTCCCCTCAATTGAGATTGGAGCTTTGTTACCTCTTTCTCTCCCTAAGATTTTGCCACCCATCAAAGATAATGGTTTACCTACTCTTCCCATCGGTCTCTCATTAAGAGAACTATCCCCAGTTAAAATGAAATTCTTATGTTCTTGACCAGCTAATAATCCCATTAATAACCTCATAGTGGTTCCAGAATTGCCACAATTGAGAATTTCTTCGGGCTCTTTTAATCCATTTAGGCCTACGCCTGAAATAGTAAATGGCTCATCTTTTTTTATTTCTGGAATATTTACACCTAATTTCCTAAGACAATCAGCAGTTGAAAGTGGATCTTCAGAATGTAAAAAGCCCTCAATAGTAGTCTCACCTTGCGCAATACTCCCGATTATCAATGCTCTGTGAGAAATAGATTTGTCCCCTGATACTTTTATTTTTCCTCTTAAATTTCCTCCACCTTTAATTGTGCGGATATTATTCATTTTCAAACTAGTACTTAAATAGATTTTTACTTATGCAAACTAGATATATCTTATCAATAAGTTTGTTTTTTAAAAAAAAATATTCAAAGTAAGTAACTGTTTTCTATAATAAAGCCAGAAAAGGGATTTAATCATTAATCTTACTTATTATCACGTTGCAAATGATGTTCCAGAAATAAGTCCAGATATTGCAGTTGTAATAGATGTTTTAAGAGCCACAACTACAATTTCTTGGGCTTTAAAAAATGGAGCTGACTCAATACAAGTATTTGCAGATTTAGACTTGTTGAAAGAATCTGCGAATAAATGGCATTCTCATCAGAGAATAATGCTTGGAGAGAGAGGGGGCAAGAAAATTGAAGGATTTGATTTAGGTAATTCTCCTTTATCAGTTACGAAAAAAGTAGTTAAAGGTAAAAGACTATTTATGAGTACGACTAATGGTACTAAATCGCTACAAAAAGTTCAAAATGCAAAGCATTTATTTGCTATGGGACTTCCAAATAGAAGAGCAGTTGCAGAAAAAATTATCTCATTAAAAAGTGAAAATGTTCTAATACTTGGGAGTGGCTGGGAAGGTTCATATTCGCTTGAAGATTCTTTAGCTGCTGGTGCACTGGCCTCATACTTGGAAAGAAACTGTGAATTTGAAGTTAATATTATTAATGACGAATTACAAGCTGCTTTGGCTCTTTGGAATTCTTGGAAAAATGATATTATGAAATGTTTAAAAACTGCAACTCATGGTAAAAGATTGACAAACCTTGGTAATTATGAAGAAGATTTTAAATGTTGCTCTGAACTTGATTGCTTAGATATTGTTCCTGCTCAAGTTGAAAGAGGTGTAATTCGTGCCTCATAATTTACGAATTAATTTATCAGGAGTAATGTTTTGACTGATTTTTTGGTAGCTGCATTGCAAATTACGAGTACTTCAAATTTCGAAGCGAATTTTGTTGCAGCAGAAGAACAGATTGAGGTAGCAGCTAGAAGAGGCGCTGAATTAATCGGATTACCTGAGAATTTTGCCTTTTTGGGAGGAGATGATGAAAAACTTAGATTAGCCTCTGAACTATCAATAAAGTGTACAAATTTCCTCAAAACCATGGCACAAAGATATCAAGTATTTCTGTTGGGAGGAGGATATCCTGTTCCTGCTGGAGATGATAGTCATACTCTAAATAGGTCAGCACTCTTTGGAAGGGATGGACAGGTCCTAGCAAAATATGACAAAATCCACCTGTTTGATGTTGATTTACCTGACGGGAATTTATATAAGGAATCGTCTACTATTCTTTCAGGAGAAGAATATCCTCCAGTTGTAGATGTTCCTGGTTTATGCAAGGTTGGATTATCAATTTGTTACGATGTTAGGTTCCCTGAACTTTATAGATATTTGTCTGCGAATGGTGCGGAGTTAATTATGATTCCAGCAGCTTTTACAGCATTTACTGGGAAAGATCATTGGCAAATCCTATTACAGGCAAGAGCGATTGAAAATACAGCATATATAGTTGCTCCAGCGCAAACTGGAATTCATTACGGAAGAAGGCAAAGTCATGGCCATGCAATGGTAATCGATCCATGGGGTACCGTCTTGTCTGATGCTGGAAAAACTCAAGGTGCTGCAATAGCACCGGCTGATAAAGAGAGAGTCAAGAAAATTAGGGAGCAGATGCCTAGTCTCAAACATAGAAAAAATAAATTGTTTGCAAACTAATGGCAAAGTTTTTAAATAGTAAACTTTTTCGCTGCTTATCTGTTTTTATATTTTTAAATTCTACGATCTCCCCATTAAAGTCATCTAGTGCTTTAGCTGCATGGGAGTTAGATAATAATGGGGTTTTAGAATTAAGAACTAAGTCAAATACAAATTTAAAAGCATACTTTCAAAAGTCTAACCAGATCTTTGGAGATAGATTCTGGATAGATTTCCCAGGAGAATTAAGAAATCCAAGAACAATAAAAGGTAATGGTCCAATCAAAGAAATTAGGTTAGGCAAACCAAAAAAGGGCTCAACAAGACTAGTAATTGAATTTAAGGAAGCAACTGATTTAAGTCCTTTGACTTGGCGATTGATTGGCTTAAATCAAAATAGGTGGAAAATTAAATTATTCAAACCAAAATATCCATTTAAGAAAATAAGTGAAGGAGTTGTGGAAAAGAGCATAAGAAATGTTAAGGCAAATCAAAAATCAACTTATATAAAGAAGAGAGGTCATGATTCATTGCAATTGCCCAACGTAAAACAAAATAAATATTCCGTTGTTATAGATCCAGGACATGGAGGACCTGATCCAGGCGCAATAGGGATTGGAGGTTTAAGAGAAACAGATATTGTACTAGAGGTTGCCAAAATAGTTGAAAAGTTACTTTCTGAGAAAGGTGTCAAAGTAAGGCTAACTAGAAAAAATGAAGTCGATTTGGATTTAGCTCCAAGAGTTTCCTTCGCTAACAGGATAGATGCAGATATCTTTGTAAGTATTCATGCAAATGCTTCAAGAGGAAAAAGGAGGGATATTAATGGATTAGAGACTTTTTACTATAGAGGGTGGAGAGGTCGACTACTTGCTAAAAGAATTCAAAAAGAAATTCTAAGAGTTTCTCCTGGGAGTCCTGATCGAGGAGTTAAACAAGGTAGATTTTATGTAATTAAAAATACTAAGATGCCTGCAGTTCTTGTGGAAATTGGTTTTTTAACAGGAAGATTAGATGCGAGAAGATTAGAAAAGACTACCCATCGTAAAAGAATTGCTTATGCAATTTCGAAAGGCATTCTTGAATATCTTTCTAAAATAAGGTGAAACTCAAAGTAGGTATATTTGACAGTGGTATAGGTGGTTTTACTGTCCTTAATTCTTTACTTAAAACTCGTAAAGATGTTGAAGTTTTTTATTTAGCTGATACAAAGAGAATTCCCTATGGGAATAAAAATCCTAAAGAGATAAGAATAATTGCAAAAGAGATTTGTACTTTTTTTGAAGACAAGAATTTAGATGCACTTTTAATAGCTTGTAATACAACAAATGCATGTGCACTAGATATTATAGAAAAATACTTAAGTATTCCTTGTTTTGACCTTATAAACTCAGTCTCAGAAATAGTTAATAAACAAATAATTGGTGTCTTGGCAACACCAACAACAGTTAAATCATCATATTACAAAAATTCTATTAGTTCTAAAAAAGCAAATTTGAAAATATTTCAACAAGAATGTCCAGAATTTGTATCAGAAATTGAAAAAGAAAAGCTAAATTTTGATAAGTTAGATTACTTTTCGAATTTGTATCTCGGACCTCTATTAAATAAAAATATTGAAGAATTAATACTTGGATGTAGTCATTATCCTTTAATTTATGACTTTTTAAGAAATAAAATTGACTCAAATATAAAAATCATTGATCCAGCAGAAGCGTTAATAAAAAAATTTAATCAATCTTTTATTAATTCAGAAATTGACGGCTATGAAAGTATTTCTAGAGATAATATAAAATTCTTTGTTACTTCAGATAAAGATAAATTTTACAGAAAAATTAAAATTTGGCTTGAAATTAATAAAGAAATTAGGTTGGTTAACCTCACAAGCAATGTTTGATTCCTTAATATATATGAGAGGTCAATCATGAACACAGTAACAGAACTACTACAACCAGTTGAAAATGATCTTGATGATCTTATTCTTGAACTGAAAAATCTAATTGGAGCTGGTCATCCAATTCTTCAAGCGGCAGCAGAGCACTTATTTAGTGCTGGAGGAAAAAGACTGAGGCCTGGAATAGTTTTGTTGATTTCAAAGGCTATATCCCCAGAATTGATTCTAAAAGATAAACATAAAAGACTTGCTGAAATAACTGAAATGATTCATACAGCATCATTAGTTCACGATGATGTTGTTGATGAGGCTTCTACGAGAAGAGGTGTTGATACTGTTCATAGTAGATTTAATACTAGAGTAGCTGTATTGGCCGGTGACTTTTTATTCGCTCAAGCAAGTTGGCACTTGGCAAATCTTGATAATGTAAATGTTGTTAAATTACTTAGCAGGGTAATAATGGATTTAGCTGAAGGTGAAATCAAGCAAAATCTAAATAGGTTCGATTCTGCTCAATCATTTTCTAAATACATAAACAAAAGTTACTGTAAAACTGCATCTTTAATAGCTAATAGTTGTAAGGCAGCTGGGGTTCTAAGTGATTTAGATGGTGAAAGGTTAAACTCACTTTACGATTTTGGTAAGAATATTGGTTTGGCATTCCAAGTCGTAGATGACATACTTGATTTCACTGGGAATGATAAACAACTTGGGAAACCTGCTGTAAGTGATCTTGCTAGCGGATATCTTACTGCACCAGTTTTATATGCTTTAGAAGAGAATAAGAAACTGTCCGTTCTTATAAATAGAGAACTTGCTGAAAAAGATGATTTGGATAATGCTCTAAGTATCATTATGAACTCTAATGCAATCGAAAGTTCCAGAAAACTAGCTGAGGATTTTGCAATGCTTTCTAAAGAAGCCATAGCTTGGATTCCAGACTCGGAATACAAAAGGGCATTAATGGCTTTGCCAGAATTTGTCCTTGGCCGCATTTATTAAATCTTTAAAAAAATTTACAGCTAAATTATTATTAAAAT contains the following coding sequences:
- the glmU gene encoding bifunctional UDP-N-acetylglucosamine diphosphorylase/glucosamine-1-phosphate N-acetyltransferase GlmU, with product MLSVAILAAGKGTRMESSLPKVLHKISGKSLLQRVIDSCIELNPDQIFVITGHKSKEVQDSIQNNKKIHFVIQDPQLGTGHAIQVLCKEVKENKGKLLVLNGDVPLIKPDTLNRLLNLHNSKNADVSLITTSKKNPHGYGRVFLKEDLIERIVEEKDCTNQERLNLLINAGVYCFNWENLSKIINKLQSNNNQKEIYLTDTISLLKNSISLEIDDDGELQGINNRIQLSTCEEIIQNLIKEKHMLNGVTFINKASCSISEEAEIGKDVIIEANTHIRGNTKIFNNCVIGPNTFIENSKIGLNCEISNSTVYDSQIIDHIKIGPYSHIRPNSKISSFSKIGNFVEIKNSQLEEESKVNHLSYIGDSIIGRSTNIGAGTITANFDGQKKHQTKIGKNSSIGANTVFVAPINLGESVTTGAGSVITKDSKDNSLAISRTKQVNIENWERKKS
- a CDS encoding carbon-nitrogen hydrolase family protein — encoded protein: MTDFLVAALQITSTSNFEANFVAAEEQIEVAARRGAELIGLPENFAFLGGDDEKLRLASELSIKCTNFLKTMAQRYQVFLLGGGYPVPAGDDSHTLNRSALFGRDGQVLAKYDKIHLFDVDLPDGNLYKESSTILSGEEYPPVVDVPGLCKVGLSICYDVRFPELYRYLSANGAELIMIPAAFTAFTGKDHWQILLQARAIENTAYIVAPAQTGIHYGRRQSHGHAMVIDPWGTVLSDAGKTQGAAIAPADKERVKKIREQMPSLKHRKNKLFAN
- the aroA gene encoding 3-phosphoshikimate 1-carboxyvinyltransferase, with amino-acid sequence MKMNNIRTIKGGGNLRGKIKVSGDKSISHRALIIGSIAQGETTIEGFLHSEDPLSTADCLRKLGVNIPEIKKDEPFTISGVGLNGLKEPEEILNCGNSGTTMRLLMGLLAGQEHKNFILTGDSSLNERPMGRVGKPLSLMGGKILGRERGNKAPISIEGKKLKGCLIGTPVASAQVKSAILLAGLKASGTTSVIEPASSRDHTERMLKAFGADISVRGEFGRNVVIKSGANLIGQKILIPGDISSASFWMIAASIVPNSEILIKNVGLNPTRTGILNVMDSMGCNYEVLDKSIVAGEPIGSIKVKTANNLQSFTIEGDLLPKLIDEIPILTVAACFCDGVSEIKDAQELRVKETDRLKVMTRQLRKFGAEISEKEDGLIINGQSQFNSAEVDSETDHRVSMSLAIASLLAKGTSKIIRADASNVSYPAFWDDLAKLVN
- a CDS encoding tRNA (5-methylaminomethyl-2-thiouridine)(34)-methyltransferase MnmD, with the protein product MSELIEVLTKDGSYSLRSVFFQENFHSLLGALEETKKKFTVPSDLQRFEGRSLEVLDICFGLGYNTASLINELIKQKSYLNWYALEIDKKPLEYALKNQSFQNLWAPKIQQIFSSLYRKNCFEDKFFNCKILWGDAREKINIIPATKKFDLIYLDGFSPQKCPQVWTIEFLSKVSQKLNPQGYLITYSSSAAVRKTLRNLGLEIFTIKPNLNSRNYWSQGTVAIAKFDKFKFKLNSNFDKLSVMEEEHLLTKASIPYRDQNLNSSKEDIISKRLDEQLSSNLLSTKKWRTKWGMTKSASRS
- a CDS encoding 2-phosphosulfolactate phosphatase family protein produces the protein MNLTYYHVANDVPEISPDIAVVIDVLRATTTISWALKNGADSIQVFADLDLLKESANKWHSHQRIMLGERGGKKIEGFDLGNSPLSVTKKVVKGKRLFMSTTNGTKSLQKVQNAKHLFAMGLPNRRAVAEKIISLKSENVLILGSGWEGSYSLEDSLAAGALASYLERNCEFEVNIINDELQAALALWNSWKNDIMKCLKTATHGKRLTNLGNYEEDFKCCSELDCLDIVPAQVERGVIRAS